A region of the Rhodothermales bacterium genome:
CGCCGTCCAGCGCCCGGTGCCAGGCGTACAGATCGTCCACCGACGAATAGATGCCGCCATCGCCCAGGACGGCGCTCGTGAGGCTCTGATCGTTGCGCACGAAGGAGGCGCCGGCCTGCGTATACCCGTACGCCCGGTGCGAAACCGTGGACACGCCCTCCTCGAACGCTACCGTGCCCGTCATGCCGAGGGGAACGAACAGGCGATCGTGCAGGAAATCGGCAAATCGCTGCCCGGATACGGTCTCGACGATCATCGCCAGCAGCGCGTACCCGGTGTTGCTGTACCGAAACCGGGAGCCGGGCTCGAAATAGGTGGAATCCTGACGCGTCATGGACGCCAGCACGTCGCGGTCGCGTACCTGGACCGTGGCCGAATCCGGGATCAGGTCTTCGTAATCGAGCAGGCCGGAGGTGTGGCTCAGGAGATGGCGGACGGCGACGGCGTGCCCGTACGGCGGGAAGTCGGGGAAAAGCTCCGTGAGGCGGGTATCCAGCGACAGGCGTCCCTCTTCCACCAGCATCAGCGTGGCCATCGCCGTGAACTGTTTGGTCACGGAAGCCAGGCGGTAGTTCGTCGCCGGCGTGGCCGACTCAGCCTCTTCCAGATTCGCCATCCCGAACGCCTTGCGATACCGCACCTCGCCGTTCTTGATGACCAGCACGGAGAGCCCCGGCGTGTCGGCGCCGGCGTAGGCCTCGAACAGGGCGTCGACCTGCGTGGCGGCATCCGGAGGCGTACAGGGTTCGAGCATGACGAGCAGAACGAAGGCGGCGGCCGAGACGAACGATTTCATAGCACAGGCGATAGGAAACACGCCGCAAAGATAGCCACCCCGAACGGTTCGCACCCTACCTCATCAGAAATACACGAACCCTTCTTCGCTCACGACAAACAGGATGCGGTCCTCCGCCTCGTTGTAGCTGATCCCCACGAACAATGGCGCTCGGAGGAGGATGGACCGGGTGCCCGTCGTCTCGCCGTTGACGCGCACCGTGACGATATGGCGCCCTTCTTTCCGCTCGATCTCGACTTCCTGCGCGAGCCCGAGCACGTTGTTGGTGGTGATCCGGCTTCGGAACACGACGTCGTCGTCTACCCAGACTTCGACGTCGTCCGCCTCGTACCCGCCCTGGAGATGGATGGCGAGCGGCTGGGTCTCGCCGGGCGACAAGGCGCTGCAGCCGGCAACGAGCAGGGCCGCGCCGGCCAGCGCGAGCCGTATCGATCGCTGTGTTCGCATCGGTATTCCTCCTGTATAAACCCGTGCCGGTTACCACGCACCCGGCCAGTGGCCCCGCACATCCGTTGGACCGCCCGCATCGCTACTTATTCCCGGGAGCGGGCGGATCGAGGCTGTTATGCAACATCAGAAAGGACGGCGCTTCTTCCTGCCACCGGTCGAACAACCCCGTCGTATCGCCTTCGGGCGCAAACCCGATGTTGGAACCCAGGATCAGATCGATGTCGCCGTCGGCATCGTAGTCGCCGGCGTCCATGGTGAGCCATCGGCCGCGCTGCGCATCGGGGAAGGTGCTTGCCTCGAACGTGAGGTCGCCGCGGTTGCGGAGGTAGATGAAGCTCTCTCCCGGAGCGTTCAGATAGTCGGGAAACGCCGAGATGGCGGCGATGTCGAGGTCGCCGTCGGCGTCGAAGTCGCCGATGCGGGCGGCGATGGCGCCGTGCATCGGGAAAAACCAGCGCTCGTCGTAGCCGCCGGCCGCGTTCGCGAGAAAGAGGCGCAGCCCGTGGTAGGGTTTCGGAACGTGCGTCGCGTCCGCGTTGTCGCCGTTGACGTAGAGGATATCGGTCCGGCCGTCGCCGTTGACGTCGGCCAGCTGGAAGCTGTTGGATCCATAGACCGGCGGAAACCGGAGCACCCGCTTCGCCTCGTACCGGCCGCCGCCGGCGTTGTGGTAGATGTCGATCCCTTCGTCGCCCTGCGCCATCAGCGCCACGATATCCTGCCGCCCATCCCCGTCCATGTCGGCGATCTCGACGTGCGCCGCGCCCGGCATCTCGCTGAGCACGTGCCGCGTCATCGCGCCTTCCCGGTTCGATTCGTACCACACGAGCGACCCGACCTGGTGGCCGAACTCGCCGATCACGAAGTCGTCGAGCCCGTCGCCCGACAGGTCCGCCACGGCCATGTCGACGGGGCGTTTGAGCCCCTCGATGAAGGCGACCGGCGGCCTGGACGGCCCGGTGAGGACGTAGATCGACCCCAGCGCGGCTTCCGTCGGCTCGGGTCCGAGCCCGACCAGCAGGACGTAGAGGCGCTGCCCGTCCCAGTGCACGTCGACCGGCGCGCCGTCGATCTTCCAGTCGAACAGCACCTGTCCCTTTCCGTTGATGACCATCAGCGTGCTGTTCGGCCGGCCGTAGTTGCCCACGTAAAACAGCGGCGGGCTGGCCTGGATGCGCGTCAGGATCGTGAACGGCTTGTCGAACCGGTAATCGGGCGCGCGCAGCACGAACGGCGCCGGCATCTCGACGGCGACGGGCGTGCCGCGTGCCGGCGTGAGCAGGGTGTCGGGCGCGTGCTCGAGGTAAAAGGCTTCGAGCGAATCCCACTGCGCGCGGGTGAGCCGCGCTTCTTCGGGGTAGATGGACGCCGGATCGACGCCGGCCCAGTCGATCAGCCGCACCAGCGTGTCGCGCGGGATCACCGGATAA
Encoded here:
- a CDS encoding serine hydrolase domain-containing protein is translated as MKSFVSAAAFVLLVMLEPCTPPDAATQVDALFEAYAGADTPGLSVLVIKNGEVRYRKAFGMANLEEAESATPATNYRLASVTKQFTAMATLMLVEEGRLSLDTRLTELFPDFPPYGHAVAVRHLLSHTSGLLDYEDLIPDSATVQVRDRDVLASMTRQDSTYFEPGSRFRYSNTGYALLAMIVETVSGQRFADFLHDRLFVPLGMTGTVAFEEGVSTVSHRAYGYTQAGASFVRNDQSLTSAVLGDGGIYSSVDDLYAWHRALDGGKLVRPGLMEQVFMPAENTQHDGAGYGYGWFVGRYDGRASVWHTGSTVGFRNAVERFPRERLTVIVLSNRDTEVHDLLRRVADVFLAEPS
- a CDS encoding VCBS repeat-containing protein; translation: MISTRPIRSLSLYFGLFCVLVSACDTSPPPPSGGEALARTYCGSCHVYPEPALLSVWNWGNVLPDMGSRLGVYPVIPRDTLVRLIDWAGVDPASIYPEEARLTRAQWDSLEAFYLEHAPDTLLTPARGTPVAVEMPAPFVLRAPDYRFDKPFTILTRIQASPPLFYVGNYGRPNSTLMVINGKGQVLFDWKIDGAPVDVHWDGQRLYVLLVGLGPEPTEAALGSIYVLTGPSRPPVAFIEGLKRPVDMAVADLSGDGLDDFVIGEFGHQVGSLVWYESNREGAMTRHVLSEMPGAAHVEIADMDGDGRQDIVALMAQGDEGIDIYHNAGGGRYEAKRVLRFPPVYGSNSFQLADVNGDGRTDILYVNGDNADATHVPKPYHGLRLFLANAAGGYDERWFFPMHGAIAARIGDFDADGDLDIAAISAFPDYLNAPGESFIYLRNRGDLTFEASTFPDAQRGRWLTMDAGDYDADGDIDLILGSNIGFAPEGDTTGLFDRWQEEAPSFLMLHNSLDPPAPGNK